From the genome of Parabacteroides sp. FAFU027:
ACGGTGTCGGCATGCTTTGCCTCCTCCTTAAGCAACGCAATAACTTTCTTCGTTTCAATATCATCATAAAGCAGAATTTTGCGCACAATCTGCTTTTTGTCTATCCCGAAAACATCTCCGAGTATTTTTGCCGTCTGATAAGCGCGGGACGATGGGCTGGAGATAATTAATTCCGGTAACACATTTTCCGACTGTAACCTTGAAGCTACCTGCCGCGCATCAATCTTTCCCTGGTTTGTCAATTCCCTGTCGAAGTCCGTCTGCCCAAATTGTGTCTTTTCGGCTTTAGCGTGGCGAACTACTACTAATCTTTTCATTTTATTTATTTGTTTATTCGATAAGGGACACTAAAGTCAAGAAAAATCCCTTTTCAACATCCTGTAATTCATCAATTTTGCCTCAAAGTTCTATTATCCGCATATCAATATCATGACATTATTGCTACAAATCCATGAATCAGACAACTACCAATCCGATTCTAAATCAGACACTTGTTTTTAATACTATTTTTTCGTTATTGAAATAGTGTAGAAACGAAATCTTAACATCACCCAGATACTTTTGTCGAAGATATTTATCACACAATTTTAAG
Proteins encoded in this window:
- a CDS encoding SixA phosphatase family protein, which encodes MKRLVVVRHAKAEKTQFGQTDFDRELTNQGKIDARQVASRLQSENVLPELIISSPSSRAYQTAKILGDVFGIDKKQIVRKILLYDDIETKKVIALLKEEAKHADTVFLVGHNPVLQRMIYELTSDFHGHLCTSGVAVMDFEVERWTQIMRSKGELVLFETPLDVNSVNENKPGL